The DNA sequence taattaaGGTGCACGTtatgggcgttccctaggagggttggagccaccaccacgagccatggcgccaccacgacgaccagggataccacgattacctctcccacgtgtggcaatGCCACCACGTGTATTCGCACCAAACCTgcagtttccttccttgttagggcggttatatggacctatacgtccctcatatcctgTATTCTTAGGGTTCTCTCCTtacgccctcttttgggtgcattataattcgcctcatgaacgctcttagttccaatgggccttgaattataattcctcacgagtatgttatcatgtttctcagctacagatatgagattgatgaggtgatgaaacctcgtgatccatccagcattgacttcaatgcggtattgctttgataccacaatggctgaaacggggaaggtggagagagttttctcaattagctcttgctctgtgacaggttgtccacaaaacctcaacatggactatAGGCGAAGAGCttttgaattatattcagcaacagacttgaaatcagcaaagcgcagattgttccattgaaccttcaagtcagggaggagggaatcttggacattgctaaagcgctcttctagcgctacccatagctctcttgcatccttgatcgacatatactccaatctgagtgccttgttcagatggcgtcgcatcaagataactgcttgagcatgctttgtaggtgttcgcacgaatacacgatccgggttaggtgcctggattatgggtaatattccctttgaagtgaggtggttctcaacatcggttacccaactgtggtaatccgagcatgttgagtcaagcatgggaaagtcgagtctaggttcattcgacatcctgaaaataagaagagaagatatattagtttcggagctcaacttccacaaaaactaaaataataagatttccgagctatgctaccgagaaaacaatttccaagaatctcttttggattagaccaaacaataatgttttaatatggtcacaatttgatgcttacggacgctcttagtccgagcattatgaacactcttagttcgttaagggtgaatccccacaattctgctttattaaataatcgaacccatgttcgtatattgaaaatcctgcagaaaataaaggaatttaaaagataagaaagcaggaactttaatctttaaaacttacttgttgaaattcggagcagattcgcttttgaacagctcccacttcgaatggtgtacagatctcaaaacgactccaataggcctgaaatttggaggtcagatagaagagacagagacaaacaacttttatgaaggaagaattttgatttgaggtcccgatcaagacgtttcggggcatgcaaacaggctgatctgcacaaaAAGGAACGTGCTGCTGTGCTGTAGGGACAGCAGGCGTGAGatgatgctgcaggggcagtaggaggcacaTGGGTGCTCAAGGGTTGAAGGAGCAgtgcacggtatggctagcaagagCTAGGAGCatgcggcagtttttggtgaaagaaatttcgggtgttaggTTTTTTTCCTGGATAAGGCTTGAGTTAGAGtatcgtgttgataacgtgttatagagaattggaaaaaatgtattgtattcatctcaccatgaggttatatagggttacatcatgtatacaaaaggcaatacataatagctatactaatcaatcgcacattacaagtatgtcaatcgcatacattacgagtctgtcaatcgcatacattaagcaatacctattgcatgaatagtcattatcattcacaACAATTATAGCTTTTAAATTTAATACATATACTTGAGATACATTTATTCCTCATAGTCCACTAAAATAATATCTTAGGAGAGCAAGTCATTTTATACACATATTTCTTTTTGGTCCAAGtcatttcaagttttcaaccaTAGTAGAATACTTGAATACGTGTCCGTATTCGACTTACATACTACATTAGTACATACAACTATAGTTTTGCTAGGAGGATTGGTTATTTGTAAGCTGTTCAGTGTTTGGGAACACCAACAAGAAGAGCTTTGATCATTGGCACAACCTTTTCACTTATCTTTATTATTCCCAAAAAAATGAGCCTGTAAACAATTACCATTCCCAACAAAATAGCAAGATCAACCCACTTAGAATAGCCCATCTCCACTTGCCAAGTACCCTTTAATATTTCTTCACCTGTAATGGTGGGTGGCCCTCCTGCTTGGTTATTGGGAAATGTAAGTCCTTCAAACTCATTCTTGTAGAATCCTTGATTTGCGTATTTGTGGAATGCAATGTAGTACATTGGGTATCTCCAAAAGGGCTTCGGAAGATCGTCTGGTAAACGGAAGAAACCTCCATTCAACATCATTATTCCTTGAATTCCAGCACCTGTGATGATCCCCATGAGGAAATCTGGCACAGTGCTTGCTACAATCATCATCAGGCTCTCAACCAACatcagacacacaaatagaaCCAATGCAAAATAGGCGAAGTGGTCAGAGCTCTTCTGAAGGCCAACAAGGTAATAGGCAATTGCTCCAGGAATTAAAGATACCATTAGCAAATATGGAATGGAGGAAAGTGTGTTTCCAACCACATATGCAGCAACGCCATAGTGCCCGTTTAATCTTTCACGCTCGAAAATCTGGTTGGTGACAGAGAAAAGGGGATTATCAATAAACAATAATGAATATATGTGCAGTGCATAACTATGCTTACTCACCTTCATGTCTTCTACAAAAGAAGGAAATCCACCTATTGCCATGAAAGTTAAGAATGCTGCAACAAACATGAGCATTGATCCTCTAGCCTGAAAAATTGCATTCATTTTGGAGTTACTGTGTTATATATTGGCCAATGTAATATAACATTAGCAGACAAATATCTCACTGATAATTTCACCGACTTACCTGTATTGACCCAAAAGTCAAGCCGATGTCCTGAAAAATAGTCCCTACACATAAGCACAAGGCAATGTAAATTGCAAGTCGAAGCCAGTAGTAGCCTAGATCGCGATACATGTTCACAAATGATCTCCTTGTCAAAACCAGGCATTGAGTTATGAAGTTGGTTTGGCGTCCCTTCTCCAGAGCTCCACCTCCCTACATTACAGTAAAAAGAGTTGGGTAATCACTAGCCTTTCTTGTTTTCTGTCCTAGATACGTACTAATGCTGAAATTGATTATGGATCATTCCAAAGAGTAACTAACCTGTTGGCAAATCTCATTTACCTTGAGATGAACTTGCTTTAAAGTATTTGAAGACTCGTATGACCTTATGAGAATATTGATTGCTTCCTCAGTGCTTGTTTTGCCATCGATCATTTCCTTGTTAGACGTCCTAATTTCAGTACGCAAGTTGACTTTTCAATATTGGATAATCAGGTTATAGTTTCTAGCAACAACATGAAAGGGGATTTTAATATAGGTAGATATTTATAAGAAGACTTACAACATCAAAGTCCTTGTTAATTGTTCTAAGGTAATGATCCGATGGGTTTGTCATAGTTGGACATGGGaagctatttgaagcaaagaaCTGCACCGGATAGgttatatatattgtttatttCGTTACAAAATGTCATTTGTATGCTAATGAAAGTTAGAATGATCATGAATTCACATTAATTCTTCAAAGAAAATAATACCTGTTCTGCCTTTGAAGCAGGGCCAAAATAGACGGTTATACCAGAGGAGAGAAGACAAAGATTTTGGAAAAGCTCAAACACTTCACTGCTAGGTTGATGAATTGATGAAATGACAGTCCTTCCATCACGGTGAGCCAATTTAATAATGCGGTTCATGACATGGTAAGATGCTGCACTGTCTAGTCCACTAGTAGGCTCATCAAGGAATAGAAGCTTCGGACGAGTTAAGATTTCAATACAGATGCTAACTCTTCTTTTTTGTCCACCACTGAGGCCTTTTCTGCTCCAACCTCCAATTCTTGTGTCCATGGAGTCTTGCAAACCCATCTCCCTTATCGTCGTCTCTgctctttccttcttttctgtTTTCGACATGGAGTTAGGGAGTTGTAGTTGAGCCGAGTAATACACAACTTCCCTTACTGTTAATGTTGTCATTAGCGTGTCATCTTGTGTCACATATGCCTATACCAATGACGATATAGACATAAGAATAAAATGATGTTTCTAAGGGTTTAGGTTCTGAATTCTTATTTCCAAAAAACAATGAGAAATTAATaagtatttaatcctattaATTTCGAATAGTTCTAAACCAGTATCATAAAAATCTCTTGCACAGACGCTTAGTCGGACCGTATTCAAAAAAatatgagagtttctattagaacctccaaatctgctcacttgacctcactctattatgaattattaaatgacatatataacctactataaaatgactattaaggacaattattataccaaaaaattgttatatgtttaaggatatctctatttgtgtttgatccaaactctaggtcaCTTGAcatagtggtaatagagtttaattagaagaatttagagattatctttccttgtatgattcagactctatgcattgtaatcctctatataaagaggcccctattatcaatgagaatacacagcaaatttctctcagtttctgattccctaaaacacgttatcagcacgaagccctaaccctgaaaaccaccgcctcctaccttgaagatctcaacccCAGGAATCCAGAACTGGCGGCCCCACCCCAAGAATGGGCCGGAAAACCACCAAACCGGCCCCCGGAAGTGACCTGCAGATTCTCTCTGCCCTATCCCTGTAAGCCCAGCCCAGCAGCCCAGAAGGATCGAAGGAGCCCAGATGCACAGTGCAGCCCAAAAGCAAAGCAGGAACTCGGCCCAAAAGTCAGAAGCTCAGAAGCCCAGCCGCCTGTAGCCATCTGACGTCAGCCCTGTGTCAGCACCCACGTCAGCAACCGATCTGCCACTTCAGCACCTCCGGTCAACCTTTTTCTGGCGACCTCCGGTCACTTTtcaggcgacttttccggccatctacagtaacttttcCAACGACTTTTTCTTGTCAAGAATTTCCGaccatttttcaaggtaaatcttttctaaaagttcccgtttttgaagttttttttttttcactttcttcttcttttctcggggacttccaacatctcttcttctacacccctttcttcttcataggggagaccaaaagccgaactgtgggggttcgtgctcactccaagcttggagcttatagagtcctccaaacttagagtttgttgagaagaaaacgatcgaccacatacatcgttgttttgatctaatccaaaacgcctcttggaatcggatttttcttggaagcgactatgctcagaaaacccctaatttcttggaagcgactacgctcaggaatttaatagtttttcgtggtagcctttttcgctccgaaactaaccctaatcttgtgttgtttttcaaaatgagttacctgaacaagttgaactttgttccactaaaGACAACTGGCGCAAGATACCGTAGGTgagtccgagatgtgcgccaacatcttaaggctgatggacttctggaagccatccaagagcctagtcagaacgtgctctccattgagcaagctactgcttttgaagcaaatcaagctaaggccatcattctcatgacaaggcacatgaatgacgcgctccaaagtgaatacctcaatgaggaagacccaagaaagctatgggttgaACTTGAGCAGTGatttggcaatgttcgtgactccctgcttcctgatttagaagtgcgatggcatagcctccacttctgtaATTTCAagctgtgcttgattataactcagaagctcttcgtatcaagtctctgatggagttttgtggccaagccataactgatacgatgttgatcgagaagactctctctaccttccccgtctctgccctgatgatttcaaagaattatcggatttgatgtgaaagcaggacgtatcacaagatttcatgagcttattggcgccatgaacgtagctgaaaagcacgacaacatacttgtgaagaactataacgctAGACCCGTGGcaactaagtctattccggagtctaactatagtggcgcc is a window from the Rosa chinensis cultivar Old Blush chromosome 2, RchiOBHm-V2, whole genome shotgun sequence genome containing:
- the LOC112188571 gene encoding ABC transporter G family member 1; its protein translation is MESSSSPANFPRWAPSPSPSRLLLSPVEDTKIKSSSAAHDSAEDGISLSCSSMERIFPFSIGFKSTTTSTAYASAVEKSEAENAYVRRSGATDVELGSRENGISLTWEDLWVGVGDGKSGQKMILQGLTGFAQPGEVLAIMGPSGCGKSTLLDALAGRPSSNAQQRGKILINGRKETLAYGTSAYVTQDDTLMTTLTVREVVYYSAQLQLPNSMSKTEKKERAETTIREMGLQDSMDTRIGGWSRKGLSGGQKRRVSICIEILTRPKLLFLDEPTSGLDSAASYHVMNRIIKLAHRDGRTVISSIHQPSSEVFELFQNLCLLSSGITVYFGPASKAEQFFASNSFPCPTMTNPSDHYLRTINKDFDVEMIDGKTSTEEAINILIRSYESSNTLKQVHLKVNEICQQGGGALEKGRQTNFITQCLVLTRRSFVNMYRDLGYYWLRLAIYIALCLCVGTIFQDIGLTFGSIQARGSMLMFVAAFLTFMAIGGFPSFVEDMKIFERERLNGHYGVAAYVVGNTLSSIPYLLMVSLIPGAIAYYLVGLQKSSDHFAYFALVLFVCLMLVESLMMIVASTVPDFLMGIITGAGIQGIMMLNGGFFRLPDDLPKPFWRYPMYYIAFHKYANQGFYKNEFEGLTFPNNQAGGPPTITGEEILKGTWQVEMGYSKWVDLAILLGMVIVYRLIFLGIIKISEKVVPMIKALLVGVPKH